GTATGTACATATATTGTTAAATTTGTTAATGCTCCTGAATTGTTAGACGCACATTTTACTACATTGAACGTTCATTGGACACAGAAGAGCTCATATATGAATTACATCGTTTTTAATCCTTATTTAGATgtagtatttttaattttgttatgaaaatatGTGCTAGCATGTGAAGCCAATCTTATTGATTTAATGAGATGTgataaatttgataaataagCATTTTATAGAGAGTTTCAAACCATATCAAAACCCATTAGAGTACTCaaaggttaaaaaaaataagaaaaacaacaTCGATACAAAGCATTATTCAAAAAGTACTGCATCCAGGTAATTCATCATCTTCACTTAAGCCACTCGTCCTTCTTGGTCACCTTGGTAGTTGCTATTGCTAGCCTTTTGGAGGTGAGCCCACTTGAAGATGTTCTCACAGTTGCTGATTTCCAACGATCTTACCACTTACGTCCACCTTTTGGAGGTGAGACCACTTGAAGATGTTCCCACAATCAATGTTCTCCCCTGCATTAGTCTCTTTGTCGAAAAATATATTGCTCCCTGACGTGGCGTTCAAGAAGAACCGTCCTACAAAAAGAAAGCAATGATTTTTGTTCCAAGAAATATTATGTTCGTCCTACTACTCATAAAACAGAGAATAAGAGGAAGAGCAAGACACTAATATAGTGATtctaattttagtaaaaaatacaCCTACAATTTTACCTTCTTTAGCGGATCTTTGTCAAGGTCAATCTCAGAAACATGTTCAAAACCAAACCCGAACCAGTAGCAAGTAGATTCATGTAAccacaaagaaaaataaagctTGTTCCATCAGCCAATGCAAAGACTGTGTGTTAATGTTTATGAAATGAAGCTTGCACCTTATTTGTTAAATCCTTCTTCAGCGCTCTCGTTTCAGCAACCTATAACTCCCATCCGCCATTACCCCCAAGATGTTAAACTTTGGAATTGTACTTGTTCAATTTGTTGATGAGATCCACATACTTAAATCTAAATCTGTTCTGCTCTGAACCATAACAGATCTATTTCTATCATTCTCTTGTTCCTCCTACTTCAATACAGTTCAAAACAGCTTGTTAGAAGTCCTCAAAGAGGCACttgttacaaatcataaaacgTTAACAAaagcaaaattatttattacagCTTACCTTAGAGCTTCGATCTGCACTGGGAAACATAGACTCGGCTGTCTTAAACTTCACAGCTCTACAACCATAACTTAACAGTGTTTTAAGAGAGCCGAGGACGAAGAAACTGTTAGAGataattggcaaaaaaaaacagagtttttATTTAACTATGTGATCTCCCCTGTGTAGGAAACTATTGTTATTAGTTAATGTCTAAGGCTCctgtttaattgaaaaaaaaacagaatatatGAACGTACCATGATCTGAGCCGCCTGCGAGGAAGATGTCCGTCCCTGAAGCAGAATACTAAATGATCAGAACTGATTAAACTATTTAATTGGCTAAAAATGTAGTGTCAGAATCAGGCACAAGCCACACACCTCTGTTAAAAGTCATCTTAGGCTCTCAGCCCATACTGGAACAATGGCTTTAGCATTAATCCATCCGCAAACGTCCTCCAGAAGCGCACAACTTGTCTAGCAGCTGTTTTGATTCTGCTCTTTAGCATACAATATGAGTGATGACGTGATCTCAATTCCAATTACATTTTGTCAACATGCACAAAAAAGATTCAACTACTCTAAAACTGAGAAAATCTTACCGTTTTAGCGATGACGCTTCTACAACATTCATCAAATGCTCTCTTCATGACAGAGTAATTTGTACTGGGTAGATCCATCCCAATGACGAAAGGTTAAAACCAACAGATTCCCCTTTTTTAACATGTTAATCGATGTCAGAGACATAAACAgttcttttgattacatcttcCTTATGAGCCAAGCTGGTTCTTTTGTTCACTCTTCTCTTTCCTTGGCCAAAGCTCCTTCTCTGCAGCAACCGGTAAAAAGGAGATACCCAATATTTACAAAACTTATACCCAATCAAGCAATCAACAGGAAACTATTGCAGACATCTCTTTCACGTTTTTAGCAGATAATATACCAATCTCAAGCCATCTGAAGAATGTTTCCACATAAATAATGTTTACTTTCTGGTCATGTCCTTTCAAAAAACTGACataccaaaaagaaaatttgtaaCCATGTTCTCTAAGTGTAACTGAATAAAGTAAAAGGAAACAGCTAATACCTATAACTGAACAAACCACACACAAAGAGTAAAACTGCTTCTCATACAATGATTGATCAAGCGATAGATTCACAGAACACATAAAGCTCGAAACTTTCTGTTATCTGTTAACACACAAAGCTTATTCAACAAAccaacaaaacacacacaaaaggtcaaaactttatatatacCGTTCAGTACGAAGTGATACCTTGAATCTACATGACTCTCCACATCCCATAGGAACGAACCAAACGTCACAGCCTCCAACAGAAGCCTCTTTGGTCCCTTGAAACTGATCTGTATATGCTCGTCCTTGGACGAATCAATGCCTTGCGGAGTTATCACAATCTCTGGCCTCCCAAACAACGCCTCTGTGTGCCTCTCAATTATACCAACCGCTTCTCTTGATCTAATTGTAGCGTATCTCTGAAGAGTTTCTCCGTCAAAGGACATGACGTACGTCTTCAACCGGGACTGTTTCATTTCGCTGCTGGAACCACCCCTCGCATTGATCCCTCCCACAAACGAACCAACTTCTTGGTTTGAGGAAACAGCTTGATACGTCTCTTCCGTTTTTTCATAGAACCTTCTCTCTCCTTCCCTTCCCGCCTGCTCAATGCTAGTCTCACCTTCATCCGACCCGCCTGGGAGAATCTTCATGGCCTTCTCGAGCTAAAACCTTTGGTCGATCCGCTTCAGGAAATACACATACATCACAGAGGCAGCGTACACCTGTCCAACCCCGAGCTTGCTTATTTGCGCTACAATGTTGAGATCACCCTCACGGTTTTTAAGAATGATGGAGAGATATAGGACATGAATCGTCGAATTTATGTGAATCTCAATAGAATTGATCTGTAAATATCTTCAATTAAATGCCAAAATTTGCAGGGATTCGTAACCATGAAAATGAAGTGCAAGAATTGGAGAAGACATATTACTTTGGTTTAAAAGGAACTCAGAACCATGCTGACGTGGGAAAACGGGAACATATGATTGGCAGATTTAATTTATCTACGTGGACACACTCTGTACTCCTCATATAACCCTTTTagtatatgttagattttttgtgtgtttttgttgtacctttagtttttttattgtaactttaaaaattaagataaaaatgaTTGATAGTATTTAAGGTTGTAGATGAAAATTAAACCTAAAATCACTTCTTACAAAccatacaaaataaaactaattactATCTCAGAtttcaattaataaatactatctcaatatttaactatcaattatacatttttaactATCAATTATACTATCTCTGTTTAACTATCAATTATACATTTTTCACACGTACCAAAAAACTAAttcaaaatacatttatatttttattaatgtcatCTATTTAACCAAcattttagataaatatatttatttataagatcaatgcattttacaattaatatttagttaaaaataagtataaattgcattaaaattgtagaactataatttttatataacaaaaaaatgttaaaatgatatttaatataaaacagaGATAGTATTTATGAAATATTGAGTATGAAGTAAAATAATTAGTATATGCACAATCATGTATTTGATTTTCATATCTTCTTTAACatcttgtatttttaatatttgattttcataTCGATATACTTACTTACTCATTATTTTGGggtaaattttatttgattttacttctcttttgattgatttaaacTATTGGTCTTACAATATCAACATGTTTTCTTTTATCCCTTAGTATTTGTTCCTATGTTTTTTACTTTATGTTTTTGCCATTATaaacttgattttaaaagttgataaaaaaactttattttaaaaataaatacaaaaaaatattatgaattttGAAGTGTTTTTCCTTTCACCGgttctctcctcctctctcgaCTGAAATATTTTCTCTCTGTGTTGGGCTGGGCCCTAAGCTATAGTTGGTTCTTTTAAGATCTTTGTTTATTAAGCAGCTCACAATTGAATTGAACTAAGTTAGGCCCAAAAATACTGACTTCTAATTTCTCCTCCATTTAGAAAAGGTAAATATGAAAGTCTTCTTCTAAAAAATCACCAAGTAGTTTTAAACGTATGTGTTAACAACTTAATATTCACTGGTTAAATATGACGTCAACTAGTCACTTAACTAATGATGAATTTTGATGGAAATTAAGTAGCTATATTATTATGATTTTGGGACCATGCATAACTTCTTATATAATGCTAATTGACCCCAACCGATTGGTTGTAATAATGTAGTAATACTTGTTGTAAATATACTTTTCAAATAAATGTTTGATTGGTTCAACAAAATTGCCCCCACATTGGTCACTGGTCTAGGGACAGTCTATCAGTGCACATGTTTTAAGCACGAACAACCTCACCGGCAGAATCAGGACTGAATCTCACTTaaccatttttttattatcatattttagttaTGATTGCTACATAATCCTAATTCGTGTTGGAGGATGATCAAACACTTAACTAACATAGCCTTAAATTAGTTTGACTTATTTTCCAAACA
This genomic interval from Brassica napus cultivar Da-Ae chromosome A6, Da-Ae, whole genome shotgun sequence contains the following:
- the LOC111198266 gene encoding UV-B-induced protein At3g17800, chloroplastic-like, which translates into the protein MKILPGGSDEGETSIEQAGREGERRFYEKTEETYQAVSSNQEVGSFVGGINARGGSSSEMKQSRLKTYVMSFDGETLQRYATIRSREAVGIIERHTEALFGRPEIVITPQGIDSSKDEHIQISFKGPKRLLLEAVTFGSFLWDVESHVDSRYHFVLNGIYKVLTFCVCFVGLLNKLCVLTDNRKFRALCVL